From a region of the Pseudanabaena sp. ABRG5-3 genome:
- a CDS encoding EutN/CcmL family microcompartment protein codes for MQIARVCGTVVSTYKESNLSGSKFLLLQLVDLQGQLLSDYEVATDTVGAGVDEWVLFTRGSGARQVQGSENRPIDAAVVAIIDTVSLSDRTLYSKKYNERMQ; via the coding sequence ATGCAAATTGCTAGAGTTTGCGGTACGGTCGTCAGTACCTACAAAGAGTCCAATCTATCTGGAAGCAAATTTCTGCTCTTGCAGCTTGTCGATCTCCAAGGACAGTTACTTTCAGATTACGAAGTTGCTACTGATACTGTCGGTGCTGGCGTAGATGAATGGGTGTTATTTACTCGTGGGAGTGGTGCAAGGCAGGTACAAGGCAGTGAAAATCGTCCGATTGATGCGGCAGTCGTTGCCATCATTGATACCGTTAGCCTGAGCGATCGCACTCTCTACAGCAAAAAATACAATGAAAGAATGCAATAG
- a CDS encoding carbon dioxide-concentrating mechanism protein CcmK, with protein MAIAVGMIETLGFPAVVEAADAMVKAARVTLVGYEKIGSGRVTVIVRGDVSEVQASVAAGTDSVKRVNGGQVLSTHIIARPHENLEYVLPIRYTEEVEQFRDNVNSIRPINRP; from the coding sequence ATGGCGATCGCAGTAGGAATGATTGAAACCCTTGGTTTCCCTGCCGTTGTAGAAGCAGCCGATGCTATGGTTAAAGCAGCTCGCGTTACCCTAGTTGGTTATGAAAAGATCGGTAGTGGTCGTGTAACCGTTATCGTTCGTGGCGATGTCTCCGAAGTCCAAGCTTCAGTAGCCGCAGGTACTGATTCCGTAAAGCGCGTCAACGGCGGACAAGTTCTTTCCACACACATCATTGCGCGTCCTCACGAAAACCTCGAATACGTTCTACCAATTCGCTACACCGAAGAAGTCGAGCAGTTCCGTGACAATGTAAACTCCATTCGTCCTATCAACCGCCCATAG
- a CDS encoding carbon dioxide-concentrating mechanism protein CcmK codes for MPIAIGMIETRGFPAIVEAADAMVKAARVTLVGYEKIGSGRVTVIIRGDISEVKASIAAGVEGANRVNGGEVVSTHTIARPHENLEYVLPIRYTREVEQFAF; via the coding sequence ATGCCGATCGCTATTGGAATGATCGAGACTAGAGGCTTCCCCGCAATTGTAGAAGCGGCGGATGCCATGGTCAAAGCTGCTCGCGTTACCCTTGTGGGTTACGAAAAAATCGGTAGTGGGCGGGTCACAGTCATTATCAGAGGTGATATCTCTGAGGTGAAAGCATCCATCGCTGCTGGAGTTGAAGGTGCAAACCGAGTGAATGGGGGCGAAGTTGTTTCGACTCATACCATTGCTCGACCACACGAAAACTTAGAGTATGTCCTACCAATTCGTTATACGCGAGAAGTAGAGCAATTTGCTTTTTAG